In the genome of Corallococcus exiguus, one region contains:
- a CDS encoding response regulator, with protein sequence MIDLKRILLVEDSANDVALTLAALEEVHLANEVVVVRDGQQALDYLFRKGEYANRQDGHPAVVLLDLKLPKVDGLEVLEKVKGAPELKAVPVVMLTSSREERDLARSYGLGVNAYVVKPVAFPDFVSALRELGLFWAVVNQPPPGSPGTTGAPK encoded by the coding sequence GTGATTGACCTCAAGCGGATCCTCCTGGTGGAAGACAGCGCCAACGACGTGGCGCTCACCCTGGCGGCGCTGGAAGAGGTGCACCTGGCCAACGAGGTGGTGGTGGTGCGCGACGGACAGCAAGCGCTGGACTACCTCTTCCGCAAGGGCGAGTACGCGAACCGGCAGGACGGCCACCCGGCGGTGGTGCTGTTGGATTTGAAGCTGCCGAAGGTGGATGGGCTGGAGGTGCTGGAGAAGGTGAAGGGCGCCCCGGAGCTGAAGGCGGTGCCGGTGGTGATGCTCACCTCGTCGCGCGAGGAGCGGGACCTGGCGCGCAGCTACGGCCTGGGCGTGAACGCCTACGTGGTGAAGCCCGTGGCCTTCCCTGACTTCGTGTCCGCGCTGCGCGAGCTGGGGCTGTTCTGGGCGGTGGTGAACCAGCCGCCTCCGGGCTCTCCCGGTACGACTGGAGCCCCCAAGTGA
- a CDS encoding hybrid sensor histidine kinase/response regulator, with translation MNARGGAALDLTTLPSAERPLSILLLEDSPLDAQLVAAQLEEGGLPSTLECVQGRAAFVAALEKGKFDLILSDYNVPGFDGMSALEAAKAVCPDTPFLFVSGALGEDRAIELLKRGATDYVLKDRLERLGPSVRRALREAEGVRLRKRTEEALRRSEERYQLVAHASFDAIWDLDLQTDTMHWIGDATEEVFGFPLEEVDADAAWWRRHIHGEDRERVLSGLQRAFDSDEDRWQDEYRVLRKDGEYAYVAAQGSILRGASGKARRIVGAMRDITERRRAEEERQKLVHEAQARVEFEQQLIGIVSHDLRNPLGAILTGASLMLRRDDIQPWHAKAAARVLSAAERATRMIRDLLDFTQARMGGGIPVHAAPCDFHALTLQVVEEARTAHPERILQMEQVGDGQGAWDSDRMAQVLSNILGNALKYSPEDTPVRVESRGEQDAVVVNVRNGGDPIPPEMLPRIFEPLQRGTTAGRSERSIGLGLYIVRQLVLAHGGTVDARSSAAEGTVFTVRLPRVPPKELTVPALE, from the coding sequence GTGAACGCACGCGGCGGTGCCGCGCTGGACCTGACGACTCTGCCATCGGCGGAGCGGCCCCTGTCCATCCTCTTGCTGGAGGACAGCCCGCTGGACGCGCAGTTGGTGGCCGCGCAGTTGGAGGAGGGCGGGCTGCCTTCGACGCTGGAGTGCGTGCAGGGGCGGGCGGCCTTCGTCGCGGCGCTGGAGAAGGGGAAGTTCGACCTCATCCTGTCGGACTACAACGTGCCGGGCTTCGACGGGATGAGCGCGCTGGAGGCGGCGAAGGCCGTGTGTCCGGACACGCCGTTCCTCTTCGTGTCCGGGGCGCTGGGCGAGGACCGCGCCATCGAGCTGCTCAAGCGCGGCGCCACGGACTACGTGCTGAAGGACCGGCTGGAGCGGCTGGGTCCCAGCGTGCGGCGGGCGCTGCGCGAGGCGGAAGGGGTGCGGCTGCGCAAGCGCACGGAGGAGGCGCTGCGCCGCTCCGAGGAGCGCTACCAGCTGGTGGCGCACGCGAGCTTCGACGCCATCTGGGACCTGGATCTCCAGACGGACACGATGCACTGGATTGGCGACGCGACGGAGGAGGTCTTCGGCTTCCCCCTGGAAGAGGTGGACGCGGACGCGGCGTGGTGGCGCCGGCATATCCACGGCGAGGACCGCGAGCGGGTGCTGTCAGGGCTGCAGCGGGCGTTCGATTCGGACGAAGACCGGTGGCAGGACGAGTACCGCGTGCTGCGCAAGGACGGGGAGTACGCGTACGTGGCGGCGCAGGGCTCCATCCTGCGCGGAGCGAGCGGGAAGGCGCGGCGCATCGTGGGCGCCATGCGCGACATCACGGAGCGGCGGCGGGCGGAGGAGGAGCGGCAGAAGCTGGTGCACGAGGCTCAGGCGCGGGTGGAGTTCGAGCAGCAGCTGATTGGCATTGTCAGCCACGACCTGCGCAACCCGCTGGGCGCCATCCTCACGGGCGCATCGCTGATGCTCCGGCGCGACGACATCCAGCCGTGGCACGCGAAGGCGGCGGCGCGCGTCCTGTCCGCGGCGGAGCGGGCCACGCGGATGATTCGCGACCTGTTGGACTTCACGCAGGCGCGTATGGGCGGCGGCATCCCGGTGCACGCGGCGCCGTGCGACTTCCATGCGCTCACGCTGCAGGTGGTGGAGGAGGCGCGCACGGCGCATCCGGAGCGCATCCTCCAGATGGAGCAGGTGGGGGACGGGCAGGGGGCGTGGGACTCCGACCGGATGGCGCAGGTGCTGTCCAACATCCTGGGCAACGCGCTGAAGTACAGCCCGGAGGACACGCCGGTGCGCGTGGAGAGCCGGGGCGAGCAGGACGCTGTCGTGGTGAACGTGCGCAATGGTGGGGACCCCATTCCCCCGGAGATGCTCCCGCGCATCTTCGAGCCGCTCCAGCGCGGCACGACGGCGGGGCGCTCCGAGCGCAGCATCGGGCTGGGGCTCTACATCGTCCGGCAGCTGGTGCTGGCGCACGGCGGGACGGTGGACGCGCGTTCGTCCGCGGCGGAGGGCACGGTGTTCACCGTGCGCCTGCCGCGGGTTCCGCCGAAGGAGCTGACCGTTCCGGCGCTGGAGTAG
- the yidD gene encoding membrane protein insertion efficiency factor YidD: protein MSPGPPPWEGNPYSALALFPEEARELQAAPSPQPTRLPWWLNPLCLVAVGLVLLYRHAVPHRWKRQCIYTPTCSMYGLQSLKKYGLWRGGLRTRARIRRCNEVLFLGGTDLP from the coding sequence ATGAGCCCGGGCCCTCCGCCCTGGGAAGGCAACCCCTACTCCGCCCTCGCCCTCTTCCCCGAGGAGGCCCGCGAGCTCCAGGCCGCACCCTCGCCCCAGCCCACCCGCCTGCCCTGGTGGCTCAACCCGCTGTGCCTGGTCGCGGTGGGGCTGGTCCTGCTGTACCGCCACGCGGTGCCCCACCGTTGGAAGCGGCAGTGCATCTACACGCCCACGTGTTCGATGTACGGGCTCCAGTCCCTGAAGAAGTACGGCCTCTGGCGTGGAGGCCTCCGCACCCGGGCGCGCATCCGGCGCTGCAACGAAGTGCTGTTCCTCGGGGGAACCGACCTGCCCTGA
- a CDS encoding DUF4177 domain-containing protein: MYEYHVDAFVPPAPGCTSTDPGWNPKRCGDFAKFLNNYAAQGWKLHSSEYRAVTATKGCGTATGSWLVCVFERTKQE; encoded by the coding sequence ATGTACGAGTATCACGTGGATGCCTTTGTCCCGCCCGCCCCCGGCTGCACCTCCACGGACCCGGGCTGGAACCCCAAGCGCTGCGGCGACTTCGCGAAGTTCCTCAACAACTACGCCGCGCAGGGCTGGAAGCTGCACTCCAGCGAATACCGCGCCGTCACCGCGACCAAGGGCTGTGGCACCGCGACGGGCTCCTGGCTGGTGTGCGTCTTCGAGCGGACGAAGCAGGAATGA
- a CDS encoding EcsC family protein, translating to MSKPLEVVNAVLNAGFDGLGPLCSATGLADEYLRDTRYADHEARINSLIHWETGKLFTTGFLSGLGGLLTLPVSLPAGLGVSWMVQARLVGAIARIHGHDVEEDRVRTLTLLAIVGDIGKEVVKQAGIEVSQQLGMRALEAVPMHALSSINRAVGFRLVSKASQKGVVNLSKVVPLAGGLVGGAVDALACRAVGATARRLFAPGLGALVPVSPG from the coding sequence ATGTCGAAGCCGCTGGAAGTCGTGAACGCCGTGCTGAACGCGGGCTTCGATGGCCTGGGGCCGCTGTGCAGCGCGACGGGGCTGGCGGACGAGTACCTGCGGGACACGCGCTACGCGGACCACGAGGCGCGCATCAATTCGCTCATCCACTGGGAGACGGGGAAGCTGTTCACCACGGGCTTCCTGTCCGGGCTGGGCGGCCTGCTCACCCTGCCGGTGTCGCTGCCCGCGGGCCTGGGTGTGTCGTGGATGGTGCAGGCGCGGCTGGTGGGTGCCATTGCTCGCATCCACGGGCATGACGTGGAGGAGGACCGCGTGCGGACCCTCACGCTGCTGGCCATCGTGGGGGACATTGGCAAGGAAGTGGTGAAGCAGGCCGGTATCGAAGTGAGCCAGCAGCTGGGCATGCGCGCGCTGGAGGCCGTGCCGATGCATGCGCTGAGCAGCATCAACCGCGCGGTGGGCTTCCGGCTGGTGAGCAAGGCGTCGCAGAAGGGCGTCGTGAACCTGTCGAAGGTGGTGCCGCTGGCCGGTGGGCTGGTGGGCGGCGCGGTGGATGCGCTCGCGTGCCGCGCGGTGGGGGCCACGGCCCGGCGGTTGTTCGCTCCAGGGCTTGGGGCCTTGGTGCCCGTGTCACCTGGATGA
- a CDS encoding ABC transporter substrate-binding protein, producing MGRLLVLLVALGLAVGGCRRSSEEAGTGGRTRIVFKFQPLWGDPKPFRELLAQYERANPDVELVTEALPNSSDLAHQFFLTSLQGKATDFDVLVADVVWVPEFARAGWVADLSEDFPPERLRQEFLPGPVDAVVMNGRTYAVPWYVDVGVLYYRSDLVPRAPRTYEELRRFTRDAMAKTPGIQGYVWQGRQYEGLTCNVYEAIWGHGGQSLGEDGRVLLETEAAREALAYLHGLIADGLSPPTVTGFGEEESRRVFQEGRAVFMRNWPYAWSEAQAEGSPIRGKVGIAPLPTKDGQPGWGTLGGWQLAVNAHVSPARRKAAARLIAHLTSPEANRVLALHYARNPPRMALYDDPELRAAEPFIASLKEALVRARPRPVTPYYLLIADVLQSEFSAAVTGLRTPEVALTRAQKQVDHLTGEQPPEAE from the coding sequence ATGGGTCGCCTCCTTGTCCTCCTCGTCGCGCTGGGTCTCGCTGTTGGAGGCTGCCGGCGCTCGTCCGAGGAGGCGGGCACGGGGGGCCGCACTCGCATCGTCTTCAAGTTCCAGCCGCTGTGGGGTGACCCGAAGCCGTTCCGTGAATTGCTGGCGCAGTACGAGCGCGCCAATCCGGACGTGGAGTTGGTGACGGAGGCGCTGCCGAACTCGTCGGACCTGGCGCACCAGTTCTTCCTCACGTCGTTGCAGGGCAAGGCCACGGACTTCGACGTGCTGGTGGCGGACGTCGTCTGGGTGCCGGAGTTCGCTCGCGCGGGCTGGGTGGCGGACCTGTCCGAGGACTTCCCTCCCGAGCGCCTGCGCCAGGAGTTCCTGCCCGGGCCGGTGGACGCCGTCGTGATGAACGGGCGCACGTACGCGGTGCCCTGGTACGTGGACGTGGGCGTCCTCTACTACCGCTCGGACCTGGTGCCTCGCGCGCCGCGCACCTACGAGGAGCTGCGGCGCTTCACTCGCGACGCGATGGCGAAGACGCCCGGCATCCAGGGCTACGTGTGGCAGGGCCGGCAGTACGAGGGCCTGACCTGCAACGTGTACGAGGCCATCTGGGGCCACGGCGGGCAATCCCTGGGCGAGGACGGGCGCGTGCTCCTGGAGACGGAGGCCGCGCGCGAGGCGCTGGCGTACCTGCATGGGCTCATCGCGGACGGGTTGTCTCCTCCCACGGTCACGGGCTTTGGCGAGGAGGAGTCGCGGCGCGTGTTCCAGGAGGGCCGCGCGGTGTTCATGCGCAACTGGCCCTATGCGTGGAGCGAGGCGCAGGCGGAGGGCTCTCCCATCCGGGGCAAGGTGGGCATCGCGCCGCTGCCGACGAAGGATGGACAGCCGGGGTGGGGGACGCTGGGCGGGTGGCAGCTCGCGGTGAACGCGCATGTTTCGCCCGCGCGGCGCAAGGCTGCGGCCCGGCTCATCGCTCACCTGACGTCGCCGGAGGCGAACCGCGTGCTGGCGCTGCACTACGCGCGCAACCCGCCACGGATGGCCCTGTATGACGACCCGGAGCTGCGCGCGGCGGAGCCGTTCATCGCGAGCCTGAAGGAGGCGCTGGTGCGGGCGCGCCCCCGGCCGGTGACGCCGTACTACCTGCTCATCGCGGACGTGCTGCAGAGCGAGTTCTCCGCCGCCGTGACGGGCCTGCGGACTCCGGAGGTGGCGCTCACTCGGGCGCAGAAGCAGGTGGATCACCTGACCGGTGAGCAGCCTCCGGAGGCGGAATGA
- a CDS encoding carbohydrate ABC transporter permease, with translation MRGAGSQARERRQAYLLVAPAVVVLAVVALYPVLAAIWLSLHRYILVFGERRFTGLENYAYLMGDVRFWSALGNTAYFTAVAVTVELLLAVPLALLLNRAFPGRGLLRASVLVPWAIPTVVSARLWAWMFNPDYGLINRLLGGAEINWLGAPGYALHAAILVDVWKTTPFVALLVLAGLQGIPEDLYKAARVDGASGWRQFRSITMPLLKPALLLAVLFRSLDAFRVFDAIYVLTEGGPANTTETLSIYAYKTLMRSGDFGYGSTLSVATFLCVVLLAVVWLRWLGREEGRR, from the coding sequence ATGAGGGGCGCGGGTTCGCAGGCTCGGGAGCGGCGGCAGGCATACCTGCTGGTGGCGCCCGCGGTGGTGGTGCTGGCCGTGGTGGCGCTGTACCCGGTGCTGGCGGCGATATGGCTGAGCCTGCACCGGTACATCCTGGTGTTCGGCGAGCGGCGCTTCACGGGGCTGGAGAACTACGCCTACCTGATGGGGGACGTTCGCTTCTGGTCCGCGCTGGGGAACACGGCGTACTTCACGGCGGTGGCGGTGACGGTGGAGTTGCTGCTCGCGGTGCCGTTGGCGCTGCTGCTCAACCGCGCGTTCCCGGGGCGGGGCTTGTTGCGTGCGTCGGTGCTGGTGCCGTGGGCGATTCCCACGGTGGTGAGCGCTCGGCTGTGGGCGTGGATGTTCAACCCGGACTACGGGCTCATCAACCGGCTGCTGGGTGGGGCGGAGATCAACTGGCTGGGGGCGCCGGGGTATGCGTTGCACGCGGCCATCCTGGTGGACGTGTGGAAGACGACGCCCTTCGTGGCGCTGCTGGTGCTGGCGGGGCTGCAGGGGATTCCGGAGGACCTCTACAAGGCGGCGCGCGTGGACGGGGCGTCGGGGTGGCGGCAGTTCCGGTCCATCACGATGCCCTTGCTGAAGCCCGCGCTGCTGTTGGCGGTGCTGTTCCGGTCGCTGGACGCGTTCCGTGTGTTCGACGCCATCTACGTGCTGACGGAGGGCGGACCGGCGAACACGACGGAGACGCTGAGCATCTACGCGTACAAGACGCTGATGCGCTCCGGGGACTTCGGGTACGGCAGCACGCTGTCGGTGGCGACGTTCCTGTGCGTGGTGTTGCTGGCGGTGGTGTGGCTGCGCTGGCTGGGGCGCGAGGAGGGGCGGCGATGA
- a CDS encoding carbohydrate ABC transporter permease, producing MKRPGLGTALAVVAFLTFFLGPFLWQVLTSLWPDGELTRPWPSHLTGANYESVLFGRPFLWAVLNSLVVATLTTVFCLTVGASAAFALAKLEFRGRGLLLSAALGVSMFPPIATVSPLYLILNAVGLRDSLVGLALPYTTFALPLTLWVLTSFFRQLPDELYRAARVDGCTPVGAFRRVLLPLAAPGLATTAILVFIFAWNEFLYALTFLSTPEKRTVPVAISLFASEYKEPWGEIAAASVVATLPLVVLTVLFQRRIVSGLTAGAVKE from the coding sequence ATGAAGCGGCCGGGGCTGGGCACGGCGCTGGCCGTGGTGGCGTTCCTCACGTTCTTCCTGGGGCCGTTCCTGTGGCAGGTGCTCACGAGCCTGTGGCCGGACGGCGAGCTTACCCGGCCGTGGCCGTCGCACCTGACGGGGGCGAACTACGAGAGTGTGTTGTTCGGGCGGCCGTTCCTGTGGGCGGTGTTGAACTCGCTGGTGGTGGCGACGCTGACGACGGTGTTCTGCCTCACGGTGGGCGCGTCCGCGGCGTTCGCGCTGGCGAAGCTGGAGTTCCGGGGGAGGGGACTGCTGTTGTCCGCGGCGCTGGGCGTGTCGATGTTCCCGCCCATCGCGACGGTGAGCCCGCTGTACCTCATCCTCAACGCGGTGGGGCTGAGGGACAGCCTGGTGGGTCTGGCGTTGCCGTACACGACGTTCGCGCTGCCACTGACGCTGTGGGTGCTGACATCGTTCTTCCGCCAGCTGCCGGACGAGCTGTACCGGGCGGCGCGGGTGGATGGGTGCACGCCGGTGGGTGCGTTCCGAAGGGTGCTGTTGCCCCTGGCTGCGCCGGGTCTGGCGACGACGGCCATCCTGGTCTTCATCTTCGCGTGGAACGAGTTCCTCTACGCGCTGACGTTCCTGTCCACGCCGGAGAAGCGCACGGTGCCGGTGGCCATCAGCCTCTTCGCCAGTGAGTACAAGGAACCGTGGGGGGAAATTGCCGCCGCGTCGGTGGTGGCCACGTTGCCGCTGGTGGTGCTCACGGTGCTGTTCCAGCGGCGCATCGTGTCCGGGCTCACGGCCGGCGCGGTGAAGGAGTAG
- a CDS encoding type II toxin-antitoxin system RelE/ParE family toxin — translation MRIRLHPDAEPELRDIDTWHENRREGLGDAFILAVEQAKNHIHAHPDRWPLWPGLLHTPPIRRFLLREYPFALPYLVRDEDVVVLAIAHLRRRPDYWLPRARSRP, via the coding sequence ATGCGTATTCGACTGCATCCCGACGCCGAGCCGGAGCTGCGCGACATCGACACGTGGCACGAGAACCGGCGAGAGGGCCTTGGCGACGCCTTCATCCTGGCCGTGGAACAAGCGAAGAACCACATCCACGCGCACCCAGACCGCTGGCCTCTCTGGCCGGGCCTCCTTCACACGCCGCCCATCCGTCGCTTCCTGCTTCGGGAGTACCCCTTTGCCCTGCCGTACCTCGTGCGCGACGAGGACGTGGTGGTGCTCGCCATCGCGCACCTGCGTCGCCGGCCTGACTACTGGCTGCCCCGCGCGCGAAGCCGCCCGTAG
- a CDS encoding addiction module protein, which yields MATRDELLAQALRLAPEDRARLAHELLDSLGDGPPEDVEQAWGDEISRRAQEVLDGTVELVDFDDVLKKMKERMEQRRRR from the coding sequence ATGGCGACCCGAGATGAGCTGCTAGCCCAGGCACTGCGCCTCGCTCCAGAGGATCGGGCCCGGCTCGCCCATGAGCTGCTCGACAGCCTGGGGGACGGCCCTCCGGAGGACGTAGAGCAGGCCTGGGGGGATGAAATCAGCCGCCGCGCCCAGGAAGTCCTCGACGGCACGGTGGAGCTCGTCGATTTCGACGACGTGCTGAAGAAAATGAAGGAGCGAATGGAGCAGCGGCGGCGGCGCTAG
- a CDS encoding NAD(P)-binding oxidoreductase, translating into MSSAAPRHLFVAGATGATGRTLMRQALAQGVSVTPHVRPKSANTEPANHWPKKAVLELADGPALAEAMKGSTTVLQLIGTMRKRFALGDTYESSDIGTTRQLVDAAKAAGVDHFVLLTSVGAGSPVGAYLKAKAEAERIVRESGIPYTMVRPPALEGEYHAPPGILHTLGKLPLLHHLKPMHLDQLAAVLLRISERRAPLDTALEGKRLWAEVEAVGR; encoded by the coding sequence ATGAGCAGCGCAGCTCCTCGTCATCTCTTCGTCGCGGGCGCCACGGGCGCGACGGGCCGCACGCTGATGCGGCAGGCCCTGGCCCAGGGCGTCTCCGTGACGCCGCACGTGCGCCCCAAGAGCGCGAACACGGAGCCCGCGAACCACTGGCCGAAGAAGGCGGTGCTGGAGCTGGCGGACGGGCCCGCGCTGGCGGAGGCGATGAAGGGCAGCACGACGGTGCTCCAGCTCATCGGCACGATGCGCAAGCGCTTCGCGTTGGGGGACACCTACGAGTCGAGCGACATCGGCACCACGCGGCAACTGGTGGACGCGGCGAAGGCGGCGGGGGTGGACCACTTCGTGCTGCTCACGTCGGTGGGAGCGGGAAGCCCGGTGGGCGCGTACCTCAAGGCCAAGGCGGAAGCGGAGCGCATCGTCAGGGAGAGCGGCATCCCCTACACGATGGTTCGCCCACCCGCGCTGGAGGGCGAATATCACGCGCCACCCGGCATCCTGCACACGCTGGGCAAGCTGCCGCTGCTGCACCACCTGAAGCCCATGCACCTGGATCAACTGGCCGCCGTGCTCCTGCGCATCTCGGAGCGACGGGCACCGCTGGATACGGCCCTTGAGGGCAAGCGCCTGTGGGCGGAGGTCGAAGCGGTAGGCCGTTAG